TTCAACTGCTACGGGTTCTTCAGCTTTGGTCTCTTCTGTAGTCACCTACTAACCAAAGGATTAGTAAGGAAGGAAGATGCCATACCTTGAGACTTGCCGTTTGGACCATTTTTTCCTTAGTTATTTTATCTTCTTGATCCAACAGATATGTAAGTGCCAAGACGCACAAATCGGGATGTGATAAAACTGAATAATCTCCAGTTTTCTTCGCCCATTGAATTACTGCGACAGTTTACATCAACTTTTATCATATGGGCAAAACATCACATACCATGGGCCAAGCTCGCTGCATCTGGCGACCTGATCTCCACATTCACACCAGAAAGCAACCCCAAACGTTCAAAATGCTCTCTTGCTCTGCTATCTTTCAATTCCGCCAAAACTTGGGGTACAGTAACGTAGGTTTCGGCAAGTCCTCGCAAGGGAGAAAGAGACAGAAGAGGCCCTGCATCGAGCACCAGTTTCTTGCATTTCGGTTGCTGGACGTTTGACATCGAATGGGCAGAATGATTTAAGATTTCCTTTAGATGATCAATGGGCAATTGCACAATTACAAGTTACAACTTGGAAGCAACTTGTAAGTACTGAAAAAAATAGCACGTGGTATTGATCTATCCGTATCGATGACTGAGTCGTTCCAAGTGTGGGTTCcaagataagattagattcGGCCGACTACCATGTACTCACCAACCGAAATTACACAAAAATGACCCCTGGAAGCGTCCTCTATGATTAACCCTTCTTGAGGTCTACTTTCATCACCATATAAACATCTGCTCGAACAATATGTCGCCCAAATCGTAAATTTTCTGGATTTGTAACATCTGAATGCCGCTCACCAGACTTATAGGTTCCGGGTTGTTGTCCTTCCAGGAGATGGGATTGGTAGGGGATCAATCCTCTATATCTGTAGAGTAGCATGTGCTGACAATGCTGCAGGACCAGAAGTCATTACAGAGGCCGTCAAAGTGTTGGAAACCGTATCGGAACTGTCTCCAGACTTTGATCTCAGGCTCGAGTCTCACCATTTCGGAGGCATTGCCATCGATTCTGTGGGGGAACCTTTGCCTGCTTCTACGTTGAAAGCATGCCAGGAGGCAGATGCTATTCTGATGGGTAGGACTTGCAATGACCTGGCTTGCAGTTGAAAATTTATCTGACATTGTTATGATTGATTTAGGTTCCATCGGGGGGCCTAAATGGGGTGTAAATGCTAAAGTTCGCCCCGAACAAGGTCTCCTGGCTCTTCGCAAAACTCTCGGTTTATATGCAAATATCCGTCCAGCTAATCTTGCTTCGGACTCCCTCTTAGACTATTCCCCCCTCCGTCCTGAAGTAGCGCGCGGAGTCGACATGATTGTCGTCCGTGAACTCATCGGAGGAGCCTATTTTGGACCACGGAAGGAACAGAACGTCGAGCCTGATTTCGATGTGGCATGGGACACGATGATCTACAGCGTTGCAGAAGTACAAAGAATCACTCGCGTTGCTGCCCAAATTGCTTTAGCTGCAAATCCTCCCTTGGAAATTCATTCCATCGACAAGGCCAACGTATTGGCCAGCTCTCGACTTTGGAGAAAGGTTGTCACCGAGACCTTGgcggcagaatatccacaACTTAAGCTTGACCATCATCTAGTTGATTCGGCTGCTATGGTCATTGTCTCCAACCCTCGGAAATTGAACGGTGTGATCTTAACCGAAAACCTGTTCGGAGACATGTACGTTTGACTAATTTATAAACGAAATACTTTGCCTCTGACCATCATATCCAACTTCCAACTATACGGCAGCTTGTCTGACCAGTCTAGTGTCATTCCCGGTTCTTTAGGTCTACTCCCTTCGGCTTCTCTCGCAGGAGCTCCCTCAGCACCTTCTCCCGATTTCAAGCCGACCCCCGGTCTGTATGAGCCTATTCACGGATCCGCACCTGACATTGCTGGACAAGGGATAGCAAATCCGATTGGCACAATTCTCAGCGCTGCCATGTTGCTCCGATACTCACTTGGTCTGGAAAAGCCTGCACATGCCATTGAAGTAGCCGTCCGAAAAGTTTTAGACACTACCGAATCCGGTGGTCATGGTCTCAGGACCGCTGACCTTGGAGGCAAGGTTTCCACGAAAGAAATCGGCGAGCGTATCGTTCATGTTCTCAAGGAGATTCTGTAGACCACTATAACGCCTTTAATTCTGGGCAGTGGCATCtaaatacaaatttcagaGCAAATGATGGCTGGTCGCTCATAAATTCATCATATCGtttaaaatacaaaattAAAACTTTCACGTGGAACGCGAGGTACAAATGCAAGTACATGGTATACTTCTCTAAGTAATTTTGTCCATATTTATAAATAAATTCAAGTCAAAAGGTCGAAGGTCTATATTCTCAGagtattcttttcacttGGAAAGTACGATGCATGTCCTAGTAGGGATGTAAACCTTACATAGATAGATCAGCGTTTCTACTGAGGCCCCCCTGAATCAAGGTAAATGCAATGACGTACCTGGAGGAAATTCTTCCGACCATTCCATTCCAGAGGGGTAGTGAAGAACTTGCTATCTAACATGATGTTGTCAAATCCTCCAAAACGTTTTTCGTCGCTGCTCAAAACTATTTTATATTCCCcagcttcttcaacacctACACGATAGTCTGTGAAGCTTTGAGTGGGATGGAagttgaagatgaagaggaggcctGCTCGCTCGAATACGATAACTTTGTCCAGCTCGTTTTTCAAAGACACGTAGGCCTGTGTCAATGCTCCTTGAGATTTTTGTCTATAATCTTTAGGTGAGTATCTTACTTGTGGTGCGCCGAGCCAGCCGTATCGTGCGGCTGCGTGGTTCATAGCTCGGTCAAAATTGTTGAGGTACTTGTATCTCAAAAGATGGTCGTCGACAACATTCCACTGACGACGAGCGTAATGGAAGGAATTTCCGTTACCCTCGCGGGGGAAATCGAGCCACTGGTATCAATCAGTATAAGGGGAAAGAAAATGTTCCAACAGGAATCAACGTACCTCGGGATGTCCAAACTCGTTGCCCTCAAAGTTGAGGTAACCTTCCCCACCAAGCGAATGGGTAAGTAGTCTGGGCGAGAGATGAGCGGATTTACAATTTAACAATATTAGGATATCTACCGTATCATTTTGTGCAACGCGAGTCCACGAGCAATTATTTCAGTCATTGGCGTCAAATCGGACATGTTTGTATCTGAAAAGAGTTGCTATAGTCATTGGGGAAAGAATGTAAAGAAAGATAACATACACATCTCCTTGTCCATTAGCCAAAAGGCTATCGTCTTGTCCCCTACAAGTGCCTGATCATGACTTTCGCAATAAGCTATACTCTTCTCGCCATGACGCCTGTTGGTTAGAGTAAACACAATATTGCCCATGTCCCATTCGTCATCATGCTTGTGCTTCAAAAGCTTAATCCACATGTCTGGAATTGCCATAGAAAGGCGATAGTCGAATCCAACTCCTCCAACATCGACCGGCTTGCCCAAAAGTGGCATTCCGGAGACATCCTCGGCAATAGTGATCAAATGAGGATACAACTCATGCATACAATCGTTGGCCTATGCAGTGAACATTAACATCTCGAAGCCTAACCGGTAAAAAATGATGCTTACAAGCATGAGATATACGATGCCTTCTTCATCGGCCCCGTCTCCAAAGTATTCGTGATATCCTCCGGAAAATCCAGTTCCGATACCATGATGTTTGTACATCATGCTCGTAACTCCGTCGAAACGGAACCCATCAAAACGGTATTCTTCTACCCAGAAACGTAGATTGCTGAGCAGGAATCGAAGGACTTCGTGATGCCCGTAGTTGAATAAACGGCTGTCCCAGAGCTCATGGCGACCTTTCCCCCCTTCATGAAAGTAGAGGTGGTCAGTGCCATCGAACTCGTTAATTCCATCTAGAACATTTTTGCATGCATGGGAGTGCACGATGTCAAGAAGCACTGTAATGCCCATTCCATGTGCAGTGTCGATAAGTTCCTTCAAATCTTCAGGGTTGCCATAACGGGAGCTTGCAGCAAAAAAGCTAGTAACCTGATATCCAAAAGCTTGGTGGGCAGTTAGGTCAGCGCGTTGCGCGAAAACAAGGAATTATTTCTTACAGGCGTAGTATGCATGTTCCATGATCGCCATCAGTTGAATTACATTATAACCAAGGTCCCTGATCCTCGGGAGAATGTTCGTTGTAAATTCTTTGTAGGTCCCAACTCTGGGCTCTGAAGATGAAATTCCGACGTGTGCTTCATAAATCCTCACGTCCGCCGGCCTGGGTGGGGATGCATGTTGGAATGTGTACCTTTGCGAAGTTGGCGGGTTCCAGAAACGAGCATCGTACACAGGAGACACAGATAAGTCCTGAGTAACACGTTTTATCCATGCTGGTAGGCGCTCAATGCGCGAACCATTGGGAAGTACCATCGAAATCTATTGAATTCAACCCGGTCATTCGGAGGCCCCTGAATATACGAAAAGCGCTTAACCTTGAGTTTGGAATCATGGGGTATAGAACAGGCGCCAGAGGGAAGAGGGGGCACGACAATTTTCCACACTCCAAATTCATCCCTTTCCATAGGATGACTAGTCCTATCCCAATCGTCTTTTGAAGGTCTTAGAACTATTTATAACCAAAAATCAGACGAGACTCACTAAAGTCGCCAATGAGGTATGCTTCCTTTGCGTTGGGAGCCCACTCCCTGTAAGTAACCTCGTTTTTGGAACCGACATTCAAGCCAAATTTGAGATAGCCTTTTGTGAACTTGTCATAACCTCCCTCGTGTCTCTCGAAGACGTCTTTCCATTTCCTGAAGCTGTTATGACGTTGGATGATAGCGGGTACATCTGGTTTGAGGTACTCGTCGATATCAGTAATCGTTTTTGGTGAAAGAGGTTTTGTCGACATGGTTGTCAAGTGCGGAGGGGACACGATGAAAGTCGGAACCAAGGTGGAGAGGTTCAAACTTTTTGACTGGCGAGGCTCGCGAATTCGAGGGTTATCGCTCCAGCAATCCAGATGGGGGAGAATGACGTAATATGCAGATTGAAATGAAGCACAGCCACATAGCTACTAAGCTAGTTTTTTGCGCCCCTCGCCCCGATCGGGGTATCCGAGACCCCTATACTGCTATGCGAATCTGGGCACTAATTTTCGAAACGATAAGGGTTATAACATTGAACAATCGCAGCCAATGTCACAATTGGTGCTATTAGAAAGAGTACATACCAAGGCCTGGCAATTGGAAACCTTACAGATGCTCAGagaataatgttttccagaGGTAGAGACGGGCCGGGTGGACCGCCATGGGATCACCCGTCTGCCGCGGTGGTTGAATACTGACTACTGACACATACACAAGCCACATAGTCAGGGTAACTTGGTACTTGCAGTTTTCTCTTCACAAACTCTCACAATTTCTGTACACGAATGACCCCAGATGAGAGTTACACGGTCTGCGACCAACAAAACGACACCGAGAtcagaggaagaaaacagCATTAATGAAGACCCTTGGTCGGAACACGATTCGGATTCCTTGCTCACTGTGATCGAGGTGGACATCATGTCGAGTCGCTCAATGtttgatattttttgacCCTCTCCATACAGGATCACCTCAAGAATGCACAGTCAGAGCTTAGCAAGTTCAAGCTTCAGGTCGAAATTCTTCGAAACGAGAAGCGCGATCTCGAAACAGAACTTGCTAATGTCAATGCTCTAATTTCTCGCGAGAACATGAGAAAGAAGTCCTCGCGTCTGAGCAAGACAACTAAGGACGCGGATTCAGAACACGAACTTCGCAGCAGGattgaagaacttgaaacGGTGTGGTTTCATATTGTCTTTAAAAGCCGTGGAACCCAACATTCTCACTTATTATATTGATTAGGAAAAtcaaaagcagaaaaagTACATTGCTAAGGTAACGATGGTGTAAACCTAGCACAACGGATTCCATACCCTAATTTGATCATCTGCAGCTCAAGAAAAAGGCACTACAGGATGAAGTCGATGATCTCCTACCAAAGAATAGTGGGAAATTGAAAGGCAAAGATGTCGAAGTAGACTCTGAACATCGCATGCGCAAAGTTATTTCTTTCCAGACAATCCCGTCCGAGCTAAACTGATTGTTTTCAAGTTACTCCGCTGCTTTTCCGATCTCATGATGTTGACGACACTTCAAGATGATTTGACTCAAGAGTGTCCTATCTGTTTTGAAAAATTACAATTGAAACAGTGCTCAGCGTATGCGTTTTCATTGAATTGCTATATTTTTGGAAAATAATATATTTTACAGTATGCAATGTCAACATTTGGTTTGTGACGAGTGCCTACCGAAGATCTCCAAAGAAGCAGATGATACGGTCAAGTGTCCTGAATGTCGTGATCCAACAGATAGAGATGATGTTGAGAAGGTCTATATGACAGAACAACAACGATGGGATGAACTGCTTCGCGTCGCCAGAGATTGGGTTAAAATAGATCACCGAGGGGAAGAAGAGACCTCTGAAGAGgaggcagaagaagaatttaTTGATGACAAAACAAGGTATATTTCATATCTTACACTCCTTTCCCAAAATACTGACAACTCGCATGAATGATAGCTCCGAAGTATCATCCGAGGGTGTAAATGAATTCAAGAGTCCCCAACATACAGCCTTTGATGTCCATTCTCCATGTGGAGACGGCGACGACCATCCACCGACTTCTTCGCCTACTAACAGCCGATTATTCTCTGAGTCTCCgaccaaagaaaaaaggagaagaCTGGAGCAGCTCGCTGAGGAACGGGCGAACAAGAGAAAGAGGTAGAGAACAATAGTCATTCGGTGTGCATTATCGATAGCGGGGCATTACATATCCAAATGCGTAAGTGATAAAGCCACTTCAAAAGCCCGCAAAGTTAAGAGAACCAAGAGCCTTTTCCGCTATCGGCTTTGCATGATTACATGACAATGGCTTTTTAGAATTTTTTTGACCGAAAGTAATTAAATTTTTAACCTTTCCTTCCTAGCGATAGACCTGCAAGACGGATTCAACCAGCATGCTGCTGCCCTCAAGCGAGTGATACCTCGATATGCCAAGACGCAGAACAATCCGTATGCGCTGCCAGAAGCTCGAGAAAGTCAGAGATGACACACGACTGTCCCATTTCACATGCTGAGACGCACTTCAAGAAACAATTTAAGGCTCACTGAGGGCCTGATAGATCGGTGATTGTTGTATCCGAAGTCGGCGGGTCTTATGCGAAGTAAATCTCAAAGGGAACCCAAATGCAAAGGCGGTTTGATAGTCGCGCGTTGCCACGTGACCGCGATTTTGGTTGAAGCTGGATTGATGGAGCAAGCTGAATGGACTTTATGCTTTTGATGCTCTAAGACTACAACTTGCCACCATTTCGCTGTGCCAGGCTGTTCTCTGGTAGCTCTGTATACCCATAATCGCCCCCACGTTTGATCCTTGTTTTATATTTCCTATTTCTATCTGTGCATGGCTCTCAGTTCGTCTCCGCGAAAGTTGGTTGTTCCTTTGGCGAGTGGAGATGAACCGCGGTCTCGTACTTCAACATCCACCCCACTCGTCACTAGAAGGGCCTTTTACTGTGGAGTAGTTGTAGAAGGGTCGGAGAATGGTAGACGGCTCCCCGAAGGTAAATGCCACACACCACCATCATTTCATATCCTCCTAAAGTATAGATTGAAGAGATACAGGACCTCGTACTTTCACTCGGAAACCCTCTTCCTTCAGAATCCTCTGAAGAAATATTGGCCACCCAAAGCAATCAGTCGTTGGTTGATATAGTGCGTCGCTGTCTATATTAACCGATCACAGTGTACTAACCTTATCCTTTTAGGACAGAGCAGCCCAGAGGAAACGtgctttgcttgatcctTCAGCGTTGTCCTCTGTCATCAATGAACTTCTTACCAGCGAAAGGACCTATGTGAAGCGATTACAGTCCCTCAAAGTTGATTATGCCGATCCTCTCAGAAACTTTGCTCGGAATAAAGACACAGCGATTATACCAGCTTACGAGGCAAAGACCCTGTTCGGCAACATCGACGTTCTGTTGCCAGTCAATGAAGCGTTTCTCACTGATCTTGAGCTGATGTTAGCTCCGAATGGTCACTTATCCGTTGGAGGTGTAGGGGACGTTTGTTTGCGCCACTTCAAAGAGCTCCGGGGATTTGAGCAATACAAACAATACTATGTCAAAAGAGAAGATGCTCAGGcaatttttgaaaaggaaatttCAAAGAGGTCATCAAGGTTCGCTTCGTATATCGATGTAAGTACACCGTGATGCTTTACTTTGTTATGTTACTTATTCCCTACTACCACTACTTGTAGCATATCAAATACCAATCAATTGACTCCAGAAATCGAGTAGGACTGCGAGAGCTTCTCATGGAGCCCGTGCAACGCATCCCAAGATATACTTTAATGTTTCGCACGATGCTGAAACACATGTCGCCTGACGATCCTCAGAGGGCCAAAATCATAGAGGCTGATGAAATTGCATCTAAAATTGCCCAGGCGGAAGCAGACGAGCAGACAAAGCGTGCGGCAATATTTTACTGCCTCATTGCGACTATTGAAGGATTCCCTCCCGATTTATTCTCCAATTCACGAAAGTTTATTGATTGCATTGATGTCGAGGATATCATAACCGACACCCAATTGTCTTCGTCGACTACTGGAGGCGGAATTTCAATAACATCGTTACATTGCACCTTGTTTTTGTTCGACGATAAACTTGTTATAGTGAAACGTCCAGGCAACGGAGAAAAGGGTGGGAGGACACTGTCGGGTTTAGATGCGGTAGAGAAAGTGACAAAGGCAGGAGGGATCCCAACAGGGAAAAAGAAGAGTGGCATGACATGTAAAGGTGTCTTTGATATAATGGATATTGCTGCGACAGATATTGGAGGTTCCGGTGAGTTGATTTTTCAGGACTACTATATACGTGGTAACATTTTATAAATTGCAGAAATTCATTTGTTTCTGGAGAATCCTCCCCAAGACCAAACGGAACGATGGACAGGTCGACCTTTCCGTTCTTTATCTGTTGTTATACCACCAGCACCAATAAACTTAGATCCTACTCAGACCGAAAACGAGAAACAACGATTCCTGGAGAATCTGTGGAGAACACAGGCTATCTATCGCGCTCGTGCTGGTCAATCAGTCGTCCTTTGTTCGGACGAGCAAGAAGTAGAATCTCGTTCCGGCAGAACGACCTTCGCTAGGACATATTTCAATGTTTACCAGCGAACTGCTTTTTTGCAAGAAACGAAGAAGGTTTTATTCGTTATTGTTTGATCGTCACGTGGGTTACTCACATTGAATCATAGTGCAAAGTCGTCGTCCACATCGACCGTGACCGGCATGCTTCGGCAGATCCTATACCTTTCGGACAAGGTGGTCCCCCCTTTGTAGTCATAAGAGTTCAATTAATGGATGGTGGGCTGTGTCGGTATTCGGTCACATCTAGTGAGCCAAACGATGACGGGGAGGAAGACATTGTTCAGACCTCACGGGTGCCTGCTAGAGTGGTTCATACCAGTACGTTTTGGTATGTCACTACAGCATCATTGACATCTAATTGTTGTAGTCCACCAATTTGGTCTGTTTGAGTTCAAGACAGGGAAAAATTCGCTTCCATCAACACCAACGGCCAAGTCCAAAGTCGCCATATTTGGCCTCGACGCTATCTCTCGTAACCTATTTAATGGTCGACCGCCATCTGTCGGCGATTTCTTTGCTGGTTCTATTAGTGGACATCGGAGACACAGATCAAGGTCAACAACCAGCCGCTCGTCTGCATACACTCACACGACAACCACAATGGATAGCATGAAATCATCACATCGTTCAACCACTACAGCAGCTACAACAATATCTAGCATGGAAGACGACTACTATGCGTCTCGGTCAAGTAAAAGCACGAAGTTGTCACGACAAATATCAGCTGGtgactctgattctgagacCCCGATGTACAGGCGTAGTGGGTCCATGTCTCGGCCTCACTCAAGGTCCTCGACAAGAGGCACAGAAATTGAGTACAGtgatgttgaagatgatgacgcCACTCTCTTGGCCCAATCCAAAGAGATCGGGACGTCCGACCATCAACTTGCTCTCCAATTGGAACTGGCCCGTCAGAATAGTTTGGCGCAGTATGGAAATCATCCCGTTCCTTTGCAAATGGACGGATCTGTTGAATCCATTATATACGAAGGTTTGTGTTTGCAATACTATGGGGCTGGTTTGTTACTGAGGATTATTTAGAAGAGCCGCCTTATCCATTACGGAAAATGCGAGAAGGAAGTACGTTACCACTGCCTGAATCGCCTCCAAAACGCAGGGAATCACCGCCCCGGACTTCTAGACCGTTATCCATACACACTTCTGAGCGCCGTCCAACAGGCCCTCGAAGTCCCTCCCCTTTACCGCCCAGGAGTCCACAGCCAACACAAGAAGATTTGCCGACCATGGAGGATGATATTTACACCGACTCGAACATTCGTCATGAAAATGTTTCTGAGCAAACGGCGACTCCTGGAATTAAGCGAAGTCAACGACAATCTTTTTTCCCTGCCGACAACACAGAGTCTACCCCCAAGGCTGCCAGTACAAGTACCATCACAGCAGCAACGCCAATTGAACCATTATCCATCAAGAAAAAGACATCTGTCCGATCTGATATGTCGAATTCACCAACTCCTGTAAGAAAGGCACACACCCGATCAATGCAACGCGTAGTTTCTCCTCGCAAGGTATCACCCCAGATCCGCAAGCCTAAGGCTGGACCCTCAAACTTGTATAAAAGCGAGGATTTGGATAAGATGCTGCAACGTTCTGTCACGAGCAAAGAAGACGTAGATAATtctttatttcattttctattaTGTTATGTCTTACTTTTTCTTAGATCGAGGCTTCCCGACGGTCATTGAAACGCCTAAAAACCCAGATTGAAGTCATCAAGTCAACTTTGAAAACTCCAGGTGAAGATGCGTCTTCGCGGCCGAGTTCGCCTGATAAAGGATTACGTTTACCCCAGTTGCAAACTAATGTCCCAATGGTAACAACACGCTCTTGTGCTAATTATTGAACCAATAATTTTTGACTGTCTCGTATTCGTATAGACGAAAGCCGCTCAGGAACGCTTAGAAGAGATGAGGAATCTAATTGGCCGCAGACAAGGTGAAGGGGTCGGAACTCCACGGAGTAGACCACGAAGTGGAACGCTTGATACACCGTCGAGAATGTCAGCTGCAAGTGATACAGGAAATCTTGTTAAGGCCATAGAGCTTCTTGctatggaaatggaaaaggACCTTACACGGGCTTACTCCAATCAAGAGGCGCTGCAAGCTGACTTATCCCGTCTGACTGCTGAATACAAAGAGGTACTTTCCTCCCTTTTAAAAATGCGTTGAATCTAATTTGGATGTAGCGAATCATAGAACTCGAAAGATCTAGGCTTGAATTACAGCACTCACGACGGCAGTGCGAATTGGTCAAGAGTCTCTTGGCAGATGCCACGGCTGAGAAGGAGATTATGTATGAGGTGCGTTTTACACCGTTGATGATGAGCACTTCATGACAATATGGTTAGGCGTTTAACGAGGAATTAGACGGAATGTACAACGATGCCAACCTGCCCGAAAACGAAGCCCTACATGCACTAGCGCGAGATTTACAACAAACCAAAGAGGTGAAAAACAACCTATCAAGAGAAAACTCGTGCGTGTTCTTTAGGAGTTTATTCATTAATCTTCTCATTGTATCCATCAAGGGCCCTTAAACGTAAACTAGCGGAGACAGAAttagaaaaagaagagtATGTTGATCTCTGAGTCTATTCACTAGGTTTCACTGATCAAAATTTACAGATGGGGCGAGCTTCTTCGAGCCCACGGGCTGATATCTTGATTAGTGTTTTTGCATGTTCCCTTTCATAACGACCTACGATCCTGGTGATCTCATGTTACATCAATTCCATGGACCTCGCAGTTATATCTACAATCATCTGTCAAATATTGTATTGCATAAGTTACACATCTTCCTGTTTGTTGGACACTGTATTCGTATATCATTGTCGAATTGCATGTTTTGTTACAAGGCGTTCTCGCTATAGTTGAAATTATTCGGGGGCTAGGAAAGAATTGACAAGACAAGCGTAAAAAGAAATGTATGTAGTTGTATCATGGGTATGGTGGTGGTACAAATGAAGTTGAAACGCAAAGTCGTGGAGACGTCGTAAAATACACATTAACGGTAATTCAGTCCATGAAGCATTATGCGTTATGTGGTagcgaagaaaaaaaaagtgcaAAAATTATGTTTTACTTTTGGCATCCAAATTGTCACGTCGACAACGGAGTACTTGTTCTCGATGGTGTGACAGTGTATGACTTTTTATTATCGTCGAACATCGTAAGGGAGGGCCTAGGTTCGTCATGCACACTTCGCGCACGTCGGCGCACAGTCCAACGATGTAACATGCTATAGTGGGTCATAGGCTGACCAGGCATTGGGCCAGACAAAGGAACGGAGGATTGGCTGGGGTGACTGACAATGACAGACATAGGGGAGTTAGGGCGAAGGTGAAATATTCCTCTAACGTTGCGGACAAATGAGCGCGATTTCGCGGGCAATTTCTCCGACGAAATGAATGTTGTAGGAACGTCCAGAACGGGAGGATTGTTGTCGGCGACTAGAAGAGAAGTAACGCGTGAAGATGCTTGggaagaaggcgaagaggGGCAGGGTGATTCCACCGGAAGGGACGGTAGTTCATAATCAATTGACGTAAGACTGAGTTTCTTGAGATTTCTGCGggcagaagatgatgatgcagatTTGTTCAAAGGAGACGATCCTCTGTTCAGAAGTCCATCTAAACTTTCAGTGGTCCTACGCCTAGGAACGCGAACACTTTCATGCTTGGACAATCTTCCCATGCCAGCCATTCCAATTGCCGAATTGGAACGAGAGAAACCCGACCTAGTCGTTTTTGGAGCTTGAAACAACTCAACTTCATGGCTGAAGGCGTGCGATCGTGCTGTCAAGATGGATTGCGAAATAACGTCTTGCAATTCTTGATCCACTTGAAGACGTGCCGCAGGCGAGGACCGCCTAATAAGAACTGTCTCATTATCGGAGCCCATCGGCGAAAAGATCGCTTTAACAGAAGTAGAAGACGACCGACGGCTAGGGGGTGGAGGTATATCTTGCTTGGATGGAGGAGGCGTCTCGTATCCTGGTCTCCTTTTCCTAGACTTTCCGT
The sequence above is a segment of the Psilocybe cubensis strain MGC-MH-2018 chromosome 4, whole genome shotgun sequence genome. Coding sequences within it:
- a CDS encoding Rho guanine nucleotide exchange factor gef2 produces the protein MALSSSPRKLVVPLASGDEPRSRTSTSTPLVTRRAFYCGVVVEGSENGRRLPEEIQDLVLSLGNPLPSESSEEILATQSNQSLVDIDRAAQRKRALLDPSALSSVINELLTSERTYVKRLQSLKVDYADPLRNFARNKDTAIIPAYEAKTLFGNIDVLLPVNEAFLTDLELMLAPNGHLSVGGVGDVCLRHFKELRGFEQYKQYYVKREDAQAIFEKEISKRSSRFASYIDHIKYQSIDSRNRVGLRELLMEPVQRIPRYTLMFRTMLKHMSPDDPQRAKIIEADEIASKIAQAEADEQTKRAAIFYCLIATIEGFPPDLFSNSRKFIDCIDVEDIITDTQLSSSTTGGGISITSLHCTLFLFDDKLVIVKRPGNGEKGGRTLSGLDAVEKVTKAGGIPTGKKKSGMTCKGVFDIMDIAATDIGGSEIHLFLENPPQDQTERWTGRPFRSLSVVIPPAPINLDPTQTENEKQRFLENLWRTQAIYRARAGQSVVLCSDEQEVESRSGRTTFARTYFNVYQRTAFLQETKKCKVVVHIDRDRHASADPIPFGQGGPPFVVIRVQLMDGGLCRYSVTSSEPNDDGEEDIVQTSRVPARVVHTIHQFGLFEFKTGKNSLPSTPTAKSKVAIFGLDAISRNLFNGRPPSVGDFFAGSISGHRRHRSRSTTSRSSAYTHTTTTMDSMKSSHRSTTTAATTISSMEDDYYASRSSKSTKLSRQISAGDSDSETPMYRRSGSMSRPHSRSSTRGTEIEYSDVEDDDATLLAQSKEIGTSDHQLALQLELARQNSLAQYGNHPVPLQMDGSVESIIYEEEPPYPLRKMREGSTLPLPESPPKRRESPPRTSRPLSIHTSERRPTGPRSPSPLPPRSPQPTQEDLPTMEDDIYTDSNIRHENVSEQTATPGIKRSQRQSFFPADNTESTPKAASTSTITAATPIEPLSIKKKTSVRSDMSNSPTPVRKAHTRSMQRVVSPRKVSPQIRKPKAGPSNLYKSEDLDKMLQRSVTSKEDIEASRRSLKRLKTQIEVIKSTLKTPGEDASSRPSSPDKGLRLPQLQTNVPMTKAAQERLEEMRNLIGRRQGEGVGTPRSRPRSGTLDTPSRMSAASDTGNLVKAIELLAMEMEKDLTRAYSNQEALQADLSRLTAEYKERIIELERSRLELQHSRRQCELVKSLLADATAEKEIMYEAFNEELDGMYNDANLPENEALHALARDLQQTKEVKNNLSRENSALKRKLAETELEKEEWGELLRAHGLIS
- a CDS encoding 1,4-alpha-glucan-branching enzyme, yielding MSTKPLSPKTITDIDEYLKPDVPAIIQRHNSFRKWKDVFERHEGGYDKFTKGYLKFGLNVGSKNEVTYREWAPNAKEAYLIGDFNDWDRTSHPMERDEFGVWKIVVPPLPSGACSIPHDSKLKISMVLPNGSRIERLPAWIKRVTQDLSVSPVYDARFWNPPTSQRYTFQHASPPRPADVRIYEAHVGISSSEPRVGTYKEFTTNILPRIRDLGYNVIQLMAIMEHAYYASFGYQVTSFFAASSRYGNPEDLKELIDTAHGMGITVLLDIVHSHACKNVLDGINEFDGTDHLYFHEGGKGRHELWDSRLFNYGHHEVLRFLLSNLRFWVEEYRFDGFRFDGVTSMMYKHHGIGTGFSGGYHEYFGDGADEEGIVYLMLANDCMHELYPHLITIAEDVSGMPLLGKPVDVGGVGFDYRLSMAIPDMWIKLLKHKHDDEWDMGNIVFTLTNRRHGEKSIAYCESHDQALVGDKTIAFWLMDKEMYTNMSDLTPMTEIIARGLALHKMIRLLTHSLGGEGYLNFEGNEFGHPEWLDFPREGNGNSFHYARRQWNVVDDHLLRYKYLNNFDRAMNHAAARYGWLGAPQAYVSLKNELDKVIVFERAGLLFIFNFHPTQSFTDYRVGVEEAGEYKIVLSSDEKRFGGFDNIMLDSKFFTTPLEWNGRKNFLQVYIPTRTCIVLSK
- a CDS encoding 3-isopropylmalate dehydrogenase, with protein sequence MSPKSVACADNAAGPEVITEAVKVLETVSELSPDFDLRLESHHFGGIAIDSVGEPLPASTLKACQEADAILMGSIGGPKWGVNAKVRPEQGLLALRKTLGLYANIRPANLASDSLLDYSPLRPEVARGVDMIVVRELIGGAYFGPRKEQNVEPDFDVAWDTMIYSVAEVQRITRVAAQIALAANPPLEIHSIDKANVLASSRLWRKVVTETLAAEYPQLKLDHHLVDSAAMVIVSNPRKLNGVILTENLFGDILSDQSSVIPGSLGLLPSASLAGAPSAPSPDFKPTPGLYEPIHGSAPDIAGQGIANPIGTILSAAMLLRYSLGLEKPAHAIEVAVRKVLDTTESGGHGLRTADLGGKVSTKEIGERIVHVLKEIL